ACCCGCAGCTCGGCCTGTCACCCAGCCGTGTTGCCGGGGTGCTACGCGCCTCGGGTGCACTGTTGAGCGAACAGATTCAAGGGTAGGCGCCCTCGCGGTACTGCCCGGCCACCTCGCGCAGTACTTCGCATACCCACTGCCCCGGAAGGCTCTGTGGCAAGGCAGCATTGCAACAGATACCAACCGAACCGCCTGGCTCGCGCACGCCCAGGTCGAGTTCGACCAGCTCGCCGCGACGCAGGTCGAGCAGCACCGCATCGCGCGGCGCCACCCACACTGCATCGCTGCCCAGCAGGTAGCGCCGGCTCAGCGCCAGCGACAAGGTTTCCAGGCGCTGGGCGGGCATCTGGATGCCACATTGCACGAACAGGCTGTCGGCATGCTGGCGGATGGTGGTGCCGGCTGGCGGCAGCACCAGCGGGTAATGTCCAACCTCCCCACGCTCTACTGGCTTGCTGGCCAGCAGCGGGTGGCCTGGCCGCACCACCAGGCTCATCGACTCGCTGTACAGGTGCTCGAACGACAGGCCCTGGATCTGCGGGCTGTCGGTCATGCGCCCGACCACCAGTTCCAGTTCGCCCAGGCGCAACTGGCCGAGCAGCTGCGCGCTGACCCCGGTGACCACACTGATCACCAGCGCCTCATGGCGCTGGTGCAGGCGGCACAGCACTTCGGGCATGAGCAGGCCTTCGACCGTGGACAGCACGCCGATGCGTACTTGCGACGGCGCCCGCGCTTCGCCACGCAGGCTGCTGACGCCATCGCGCAGGGCCTGCACGCTGGGCCCGGCATAGCGCATGAAACGCGTGCCGGCCGGGGTCAGCTCGACGCCCTGGTGGCTGCGCGCGAACAGGCGCGTTTCCAGCAGGTCC
Above is a genomic segment from Pseudomonas oryzicola containing:
- the pcaQ gene encoding pca operon transcription factor PcaQ — encoded protein: MNLDTRIKYRHLLCFLEIARQGSLARAADILAISQPAISKTLKELEDLLETRLFARSHQGVELTPAGTRFMRYAGPSVQALRDGVSSLRGEARAPSQVRIGVLSTVEGLLMPEVLCRLHQRHEALVISVVTGVSAQLLGQLRLGELELVVGRMTDSPQIQGLSFEHLYSESMSLVVRPGHPLLASKPVERGEVGHYPLVLPPAGTTIRQHADSLFVQCGIQMPAQRLETLSLALSRRYLLGSDAVWVAPRDAVLLDLRRGELVELDLGVREPGGSVGICCNAALPQSLPGQWVCEVLREVAGQYREGAYP